AAAACAGAGTATCACGCGAATTCCGTTGCAGATACCGTACGCTATTTTAAAGCCTCGGCAACCTGGGACGGCAGCCTGTATAATGTCGCGTTAACAGCAGCAGGGACTTCAAATTATGACCCCGGGCAATTGTATAAAACGATAACCCGGGATGAAAATGACACCCCAACGGAAGAATTTAAAGACAAGGAAGGCCGTGTAGTACTGAAAAGAGGATATAACAATACGGTACCGCATGATACGTATTATGTATTTGATCAATATGGCAATCTTACCTATGTGATGCCACCGATGGCTGATGGAATCATTAGTCCAACTGTTTTAGACGAGGTGTGCTACCAGTACAAATACGATAGCCGTAACCGTTTGGCAGAGAAAAAACTACCAGCGAAACAATGGGAGTATATTGTTTATGATAAATTGAATCGTGTAGTAGCCACAGGTCCTGCCTATTCGCCATTTGGTGATGGGATTGTTGGCTGGATGGTCAATTATTACGATGCTTTTAACCGTCCGGCTTATAGTGGGTGGTTTCCGGGAGATGTGACGGGCGTTAGCCGTAATAATCTTCAACAGGGTATATTGGGACAGGTCAATTCAGCAATTCGTGGACCTTATACGATTGATAATATAACCGTAGATTATGAAAACCGGAATCTTCCGGCAGGTTTTAAACTACTTCGGGTAGATTATTATGATGATTATAATTTTCCCAACGCCCCTACCGATTTTACCGCCACAGCAACAGCGGCCGTATATTATAACAACAGTACCCTAAAACCCAAAGGACTACCTACTGGTAACTGGACCCGTACTATTCAGGCAGCAACTGATAGTGCCGGGGCAACTGCCTATATGTTGTATGATCTCAAAGCCCGGGTAGTACAAAGCCATACTACCAATTACCAGGGCGGTTTTACCCGAGTGGAGCAGCAATATGATTTTGTCGGCAAAGTTTTAAAAAGTAGTACAACACATAACAATCAGGGCACCACAGCTGCAATAACCACCACCGAAAGTTTTGAATATACCAACCAAAATCGCTTACTACGCCATAAACATCAGGTGAATGCCCTGGCAGAAGAGGTATTGGCCGAGAATACCTATAATGAAAGAGGGGAGCTGACCCGGAAAAGAGTAGGAGGCATTCCAGGGAATCCTTTACAAAATGTAGATTATGAGTATAATTCCAGAGGATGGCTGACTACTATTAATCCTGCAGAAACAAGGACCTACGCTCCTTTTGACCTTTTCTTTTTTAAGATCAATTACAATACAGTGGAAAATGATTTATGGGGAACAATACCCAAATTGTATAACGGCAATATCTCGGAGACATTTTGGAGGACCAGATCTGATGGGGTTTGGAGAAAATACGGCTATGTGTATGATGGATTAAATCGTTTTATACAATCCTATTACCAGCGTCCTAATGACACCAATCCTGTTACAAATTCTTATAGTGAAGGGGTGGACTACGATAAAAATGGAAACATCTTTATTTTGATTCGTTTTGGAGGGCAGGATAGTGCGCCGCTGCGGACGATTGATGAATTGCATTATACGTATGATCCCAATAGCCCGAACAGATTGATGAAAATAAAGGATAGTACCAATAGCCCTCAGGGTTTTAAAGACAGTCCAACCGATACGGATGATTATACGTATGACGACAATGGCAATATAACCGTGGACAATAATAAAGGAATTACTACCATTAGCTACAACCATCTGAACCTTCCCGTGAAAATAGTTTTCGGTAGTGAAAGTCAAAAAAATGAATACCTTTATGATGCGGTGGGTACCAAATTACAGAAGAAGGTCACAGAGGGCGCAACCATAGCCACAACGGATTACTCAGATGGATTCCAATATAAGGATGCGGTATTGCAATTTTTCCCAACGGCTGAAGGGTATGTGAATTGTACCACAGGGATGTATAATTATGTTTACAATTATACCGATCATTTGGGTAATGTCAGGGTTTCCTATGCTAAAGATCCTGTAGATGGCCTCACTAAAATTATAGACGAAAATAATTATTATCCGTTTGGATTAAAACATGCGAATTACAATTCGTATGTTCCGGTAAACACTTATAATTATAAGTACAATGGGAAAGAATTACAGGAGGAACTGGGGCTGAATATGTATGATCATGGGGCTAGGAATTATGATCCTTCCATTGGAAGATGGATGAATATGGATCCGCTCGCTGAGGTATCAAGACGTTTTAGTCCTTATACTTATGCGCTTAATAATCCTTTGCGTTATATTGATCCAGATGGGATGATGGCTGTTGAAAATGAAGACTTTATTGATATAGACATTAACACTGGTAGCATTAGTATTACAGAAACTGAAGGTAATGATATTGTAAGAGCGGTAGATAATGGTAGTGTGACTCAATCATATGAGTATGGTGAAAATGGTAGTTTTAAGACAGAGAATTCTATACAAGAGGAAAATGTTTTAGGCTTTAAAAACACAACTGTAAAATCCAATAATATTGAAAAGCTGCAAACTCTTTTCGAATTTGCAGCTGAAAATACGAATGTTGAATTTGGTTTGATTAATGCTGAAAAAAACGGAGTTAATTTATCTACTCTAACAACAATTGGGGAAAAGGAAAGTGTAAATGCCAATCTAATTGCAAAGAACATGAGTGAATTAGGATATACTATAAAAAATGTTTCACACAGCCACCCTAATGGAACACAGAGCGAACCAACTGGTTTTAATCCGGATGGTAGTAAGGTTGGAATTTTTGATAAAAGAGCAGATATGGATAATGCTAAGGCTTTACAAAATAGGCAGCAGCAAAAAATAATATTTAAGGTATTTCAGCCATCTACTAATTCAGTATTTAAATATGATGGAGAAGGATTTACAAAGTATAAGTTTAAAAATTAGTTACTATGAAAAAAAAATATACTATATTATGTTTTCTCTTTTTTTTGTAATGTGTGCATCACGTACAAATAAAACAAATTCTGACAATGTAATTTTGAAAAAGGAATTAAAAGAAGTAATAAATTTATATTTGAATTACAACGGAAATAGGCATTTAAATCATAAACGATATTACATAAGTCTTGGAATTGAAAAAATTCCAAATGGAATAACTAGAATTTACTTAGCTAATGAATTTAGATATTCGGACTCAATCCCTAATAATTTTTATGGCAGAACAACTTATAAAAACTATCAGATATTAGTATCCGGTGATTTCAATCAAGAATTACTGTCTATTGATAAATCTAAAAAAATATTACAAAAAGAGTATTCAGGTGTTATTCTATTAGAGAGTAATCCTTTACAATGGAAAATAGATTTAGATCAAAAACTTAGAATTATAAGATTTAAAGATAATGTAGGTGGTACGACAATTCCTACTATGTATAAAAACTTGTAATATGGGATTTTTAAAAGATAATTTTACAAGACTGATCATTCTAGTAATTGTAGCGATAGGATTTTTTATTATTATTGATTATTTTACACCAAATGAAAATTTTTATAAAAGGATGCTAATGATGAGAAAGCAAGAATCATATTCTGGTATTATAATAGAGAAATATATTGATAAAGCAGAGCATTCAACACCAATGTTGAGACTTACTGATACAGTTATATCTTTAGAAAATGACTTTTGGGATAGTATAATGGTTGGCGATTCCATTGTGAAAATTAGGGGACAGGCAGAAATAAATGTATACAGAAAAGATACTACTAAAATAATATTTGATTATGATGATTATTTTAAAGAATTAATTGAAAGGAGTAAAAAACAATGAGAAAACTAATCCTATTTTTTCCTGTCTCTCTTCTCCTTACACTATCCCTGTGCGCAAAAGCAGTATAAAAAAGCAGTAGGTAGTATACAGGATAAGTTGCCACAGTATTCTAAAGAAAAAAAATAAAAGAAAGTTTATAATGCCATTAAAAATAATTCTACCATTGTTATTATTCTTTGTATTGATGAGCTGTGATAAAACAAAAACAACTTATTATGAGAATGGTAAACTCAAATTAATATATAATCTCAATTCATTCGGGAAAAAAGAGGGATTGGAAAAAATATTTTATCCAAATGGTCAAATATTATCATTGATTAATTATGAAAATGGAGTGTGGATCGACTCTATTGTTAAGTTTGATAACGATAAAGCTATAGCATCTATTTTGAAAAAGGATAACGGTGTGTTTGTTTTGAAAAATTTCACAAAAGGTGTGGTGGATAGCGAGGGTAAGGTGGATAGCCTTTTAAGACCGATAGGATGGTGGCTCTTTTATAAAAACCATAAAGTTTATAAAACAGAAGAAAAAATAATTGTCGAGAATCAGAGCATTACTAATAGAAGAAATATTTATCAGGATAGTAAAATAGATTCAATACGGAGCGACTTTTATACCTTAGCCATACCTTCAGCGATAATCAAGGATAAGCAATATTCTTTTAAATTAAAATACCATTTTGATGAAACAGGTGAAGATAAAAATCTTTTGGGCAAAACATATTATTTTTTAATGATGTCGAATGCTATAAATGATGATTTTTCCAATTTGAACAGAATTACTTTAGATACATTTGTACCCATTCAAAAGGGGGAATTTATTTATAATTTAGGCTTTAGAACTGTGGGAGATAAAAAAATCAGAGGGATAATTGAAAAATCCACGATGGTTAATAAAAATGGAAAATTAATTATTACGAAATCAAGATTATTCATAAACGAAAAACTTAAAATTGCTCTCCAACCATTAGAATAAAATTTGTGCTATTAAGCCTGCTTCAATTTAAGGATAATACTCAATACTACGGGATTCTATTATTGCCGGCTTTCCGTCTTCGGAAGTGGTTACGGACTTTTTCCAGTTGCCTTGTGTATCGTACGTATACGTAGTGTGGGATTTGGTTGTTTTGCCAGCAACTGTAGTAGTCATTACAATTGGGTTGCCGTGTGAATCGTTTTCAAAAAGAATATCGAGATTATCAATCATAGAGCCTTCGGTCGTCATTCTGCTATAAAAATCAACGCCAGCATATTCATAGGTTACTTTTGTCAATACTTCTTTATTCTTAAAAATCGTATGGCTTACCTGATTCCCGTGATTGTCAAATTCCTCGATCACAGTAGGATCAGAGTTACCTTCCGGGATGTGCTTTCGTGTAATTCCTTTGGGTGTAATTTCTATGGTGACATGATCCTTTGGCAAATCTTCATATTCAAAATGGAACACAAGCATATTCAACTGTCCTTTACTGCTGTATTGGTAAATCGTGTAATTGTTGGGAATACCATAGGAATAAGCCGTTTGTTTTTGGAGTAAGCCTTTAGTGTCGTATTCATTTTGGGAACTAATATTCCCCTCATGATCAAGGATGCTTAGGGATTTTACTTTGCCTTTCAGGTTATTCCTTTGCAGGTCGGTCTTTATTTTCGGTACCGATTGAGCAAAGAGACTGGCTGTAAAAAAAATAAGTAAGAGTGTGATATGGTTTCTCATCGGATATACTATGGCGTGCTATAATTCAAATTTACATTTTTTTCGTAAAAGTTTAATGAAGGTTTGAACGTACTCTTAATAATAGTCAATCGTTCGTTTTTCGATATACTGTACCATACCGTTTTGAGAATAGGCGGTACGTTGTATCCAGTTTCCCTTAGTATCATACTGGTAGGTAAAAGTGGTGGTGGTTTCGGGAATCGATTGCGCGATCCATAGTTTGGTTGCGGCATCCCGATAGGTAAGTCCGCTATAGGCTCCTTCGCCTTCAATCTGGGTAAGGGGATTCCCATTGAAATCATTTTTGTAGGTAAATTGCTGGTGCAAATTGGCAGGGCTTTTTTGCCACAACCGCTGTATCACACAATGGTTATGCTCATCAAATGCCTGTTGGCGTTGTGCGGTCAGTTCGCCTCGAGGGGTATATTCTGCTATGCTGATGAGGTTGCCATGGATATCCCGGACCTGGATGGTTTTCCATTGGAAGCTTTTATGCGAATAATTAGGGTAATAATACCGGATACTTTCTTTTTTCAGGGTATCATTTTTATAGCAGATGGCATAGGATTTTAAACGTTCCGCAGCAAGTTGGTCTATAGTATAGCCGATCAGAATGCCTTTGGAATCATAGCGGTACAACTCCCTGGTAGTAGGTATGCCATTATGGGCTGTCGTAATCTCGCTATGGTACCCTTTTTTGGTATAGCGTGTACAGCGTTCCAGGCGTGGCACAGCCTTTTCAGCAATCCGGTCCTGAACCAGGGAATCATAAGTGCTGTGGCAAAGCTGCCTGACTTTTCCCTTTAACCGGGTATCCCTCCAGTCGTTTGGTAATACCTGTGCCGGGCCACAAGAAAGTAATATGATGCCCACAAAAAGAAGTATAACAATTTTCTTCATGTCTTAAGGATAATATTTGAACAGTAGCAATAATACTAGCGATTGCTTCATAGTTATAGGCTTACTTATAATATTCAATGATACGTTTTTTTAAAACAGGGACATCCGCAGTACCACTTACCGTAGTCCGGGTAATCCAGTTGCCCCAGCTGTCAAAAGTATAGGTATAATGGCTGGTCCACTGTTGTGTAGGGATTTCTTTCTTTCCTTTTTCAGGTTTTGAAAGCGGAGTTATTTTTACCGATTCACTGATGGGATTTCCTTTGTCATCATTCGTATAGGTTATTGACTCATGAGTACCCGTATTAAAATTATCGACCTCATGAGCCGTTTGATAATGATGTGTATCATAGTCATATCGCTGGATGAGGTCAAATTCCCGGGACTTGTCAGTAAGGTTGATTTTGTAGGATACGTTGATCAGGTCCCCAACAGTATTGTATTTGAAAATCCCAAAAAGGAGTGGTTCTCCCCAATCGATTTTGTTCAGGGTAATCGTTTGTGCATCGGTTTTTGTAGCTAATGCCCGTGAAGTGGGCTGCAGATCAGCAGTGGTTGTGATGAGTTCTTTTAAAACTGTTTCCCCTTCATATTTCAAAATTACATTGGTCGCAAATACGCCCGAATATTCCTGTTTTTCCTGGGTTTTATAGCCTTTTGAATTGAAGGTTTTGGTATTGACGAGAATTGGTTCTACGGTATCCTGTTGGGTAAAAGTAGATTCGGTGAGTTGTTTTACCGGGCCTTGTAGGTTATGTTGTTGCCACCCATTTCTTGGTTCAGTCTTAGTGAAAGCTAAAGCAAACAGAGTACCGAAAAGTAGAGCGATTATTGTTTTCATAGAGTGGGAGGTTAATGCTGTTTGTTGTACTGCTTTTAATTTCCAAAAGAGAATTGTTCCCAAAGGCTAAATGGTTGTATTGTAATTTAACTAAGAAAATGCTACTGGTTTTTGAGCGTGTTTATTGGCGGTAGTATGCAAAGTACTGCTTTATTTTCTGCTGTCCAATTCTTGCCGAAGATAACTTCGATGCGCTAATAGTATTCTATTTCCTGCTTTTCGGTTACAACGGTTCCGCTATCAGTTACTATTGTTTTTAGCAGCCAGTTTCCAACAGCGTCATAGGTGTAGGAAGAATGTTGTAGGACTTCTTTTTCCGGATGCTGGGAGGATATCGTAATCGGATTTCCATTAGTGTCATTATCATAGCGTACTACAACATCGGGGATAGTTCCGGGATAATGATGGGTGGTTTGAATCTTATAGCCCAGGCTATCATAGGTATTTATAGTTTTTGATTCGAAGTTACGCCTCTCCACTCCATATTTTATTTCTGAGATAAGATGGCCGTTAGCATCATAAATGCGTGTCATCTCCGGATGGGAGTTGGGTGTGGCGTGCCTGAAGTGATAGGTATTGCTTTTTTGTAGCGGATGATAGCTATGGCTAATTTCGAAAACCCTGTTTCGCTTACTATCGGGCATATAGCTGTATACATAAGAATCCAGGAGGCCTTTAAGCGTATAGCGATAGGTTATGGTGCTATCGGGGGTATCATGTTCTACGGACGGTACTGTATAATATTTAATTTCGAAGAGATTGCCCCGCGGATCAAAGTAATAGACGTCTTTTACATCCAGTTGGCGGTACCGCGTCAATGTTTTTACAGCGCCTTTCAGGTTCAGGCTTTCCCAGTCGGTCCTGATCTTGTATTCCGGTTTACAGCCTGCAATTGCAAAGAGCAGTAACAGGAGCATGGTTTTCTTTTTCATAGTTTCTGGTCGAATTAAACGAACGCTACAGCAAGAGCAAAAGTAAATCACCCTATCGGATCGTGATGACTGTAAACGTTTTAAGAATAATAGATAAGGACATTTATGCTATTCGGTAATTTGGATACCATTATCCGGAATATGGCTACTTGAAAAAGGGACTGCTTCCGTAGCTTTGTACCGTATAAAAGTAGAAATCCAAATGCAATATCAGTTAGGAAACCAGGTACCAGGTACCAGGTGCAAGGATAAGCGGTATAACAGCATTAGTTTTTCCTGATTTTTATCTCTAAATTTAACCACTATACAACAAAACTATGGATATCAAAGAAGCAAAAGTAATTATAACCGGTGGGAGTACCGGAATAGGCTATGAGACAGCAAAATTATTGGTGAGCAAAGGGGCTTCCGTAGTCATTTGTTCCCGTAATCAGGCAGTAATTGAAAAGGCAGCACAGGAAATAGGTGCGATAGGCCTGGCGGCAGATATTTCTATTGAAGCGGATGTACAGGCTTTATTCACTGCTGCGTCCGAGAAATTAGGTGGACTGAATGTCGTAATCAATAATGCCGGAATTGGCTATATTGGATCGCTGGTGGAAACCTCTGTGGACAACTTTACCAAAATTTGGGAAACCAATGTCAAAGGTGCTTTTTTAGTAGGTCGGGAAGCGGCTAACCATTTTATTCTGCAGCGTAGTGGGAATATTGTAAATATAGCTTCTACGGCAGGGCAAAAAGGATTTGCTGGCGGCACTGCTTATTGTGCGAGTAAATTTGCCGTATCGGCGATGACCGAAAGCTGGCGTGCTGAATTGCGTAAAGATAATATCCGGGTGATGCAGGTAAACCCGAGTGAAGTGGTAACACCTTTCATTGAAAAATGTGGTTTCGAACCGACGAACGTAGCCTCCAAATTAAAACCTTCCGAGATTGCCCATACCATTGTAGCCATGTTAGAAATGAATGATATCGGTTTTATTACCGATGCCACTGTTTGGGCGACCAATCCGTAAATTCCGGATGTGATACAAAATGAAAACTACAGTCTCTCGGTTGTAGTTTTTTATTTGGGCTTACCATACATTTTCGATCGTGTAATCCGTACCATTTACGGCAAATGAAAATCCCACTGCTTTACCGATCATCTGGCTGGCTAATGGGGACTTTGGCGATACTGCAAATACGGCTTTCCCCTCTATTGTGATTTTGGGCAAGGCAATACTGATAAACAGTAAGAGGCCATTTGCCTGTACCAGGCTGCCAAGGACAATAATTTCCGAAGCCGCTTCGGGATCAATTTTATCCAGTACGGCTTTCTGGTCGAGTATTTCAGCCAGCTTGTAGTTGAGTTTTTCCTGTTCCAGATGCATCATGGATAAAGCTGTTTCATGTTTATCCCCTGCCGATCCTTTGGCATCATTTTTAGAATCTTCTGTCAATGCCGAAATCATATCCCGGAATGCATCAATTTTATCCTGA
The Flavobacterium kingsejongi genome window above contains:
- a CDS encoding DUF6443 domain-containing protein, whose amino-acid sequence is MQKHYLLVVLFPLLTLGQSADQNYVKTTTYKKPVTQVYSGIPEPDEADIQITYFDGLGRPMQQRAHRQSGSGKDLVTPIAYDAFGRQVKQYLPYPTESASLAYDGNAITALETYYNTAVGAAQPYFETTTNPYSETLYEASPLNRILRQAAPGNDWVMGSNHEIKTEYHANSVADTVRYFKASATWDGSLYNVALTAAGTSNYDPGQLYKTITRDENDTPTEEFKDKEGRVVLKRGYNNTVPHDTYYVFDQYGNLTYVMPPMADGIISPTVLDEVCYQYKYDSRNRLAEKKLPAKQWEYIVYDKLNRVVATGPAYSPFGDGIVGWMVNYYDAFNRPAYSGWFPGDVTGVSRNNLQQGILGQVNSAIRGPYTIDNITVDYENRNLPAGFKLLRVDYYDDYNFPNAPTDFTATATAAVYYNNSTLKPKGLPTGNWTRTIQAATDSAGATAYMLYDLKARVVQSHTTNYQGGFTRVEQQYDFVGKVLKSSTTHNNQGTTAAITTTESFEYTNQNRLLRHKHQVNALAEEVLAENTYNERGELTRKRVGGIPGNPLQNVDYEYNSRGWLTTINPAETRTYAPFDLFFFKINYNTVENDLWGTIPKLYNGNISETFWRTRSDGVWRKYGYVYDGLNRFIQSYYQRPNDTNPVTNSYSEGVDYDKNGNIFILIRFGGQDSAPLRTIDELHYTYDPNSPNRLMKIKDSTNSPQGFKDSPTDTDDYTYDDNGNITVDNNKGITTISYNHLNLPVKIVFGSESQKNEYLYDAVGTKLQKKVTEGATIATTDYSDGFQYKDAVLQFFPTAEGYVNCTTGMYNYVYNYTDHLGNVRVSYAKDPVDGLTKIIDENNYYPFGLKHANYNSYVPVNTYNYKYNGKELQEELGLNMYDHGARNYDPSIGRWMNMDPLAEVSRRFSPYTYALNNPLRYIDPDGMMAVENEDFIDIDINTGSISITETEGNDIVRAVDNGSVTQSYEYGENGSFKTENSIQEENVLGFKNTTVKSNNIEKLQTLFEFAAENTNVEFGLINAEKNGVNLSTLTTIGEKESVNANLIAKNMSELGYTIKNVSHSHPNGTQSEPTGFNPDGSKVGIFDKRADMDNAKALQNRQQQKIIFKVFQPSTNSVFKYDGEGFTKYKFKN
- a CDS encoding SDR family oxidoreductase, whose product is MDIKEAKVIITGGSTGIGYETAKLLVSKGASVVICSRNQAVIEKAAQEIGAIGLAADISIEADVQALFTAASEKLGGLNVVINNAGIGYIGSLVETSVDNFTKIWETNVKGAFLVGREAANHFILQRSGNIVNIASTAGQKGFAGGTAYCASKFAVSAMTESWRAELRKDNIRVMQVNPSEVVTPFIEKCGFEPTNVASKLKPSEIAHTIVAMLEMNDIGFITDATVWATNP